From Dermochelys coriacea isolate rDerCor1 chromosome 8, rDerCor1.pri.v4, whole genome shotgun sequence, the proteins below share one genomic window:
- the SASS6 gene encoding spindle assembly abnormal protein 6 homolog isoform X1, which yields MAAQSLFGQLVPVQVKCQGCEDRRINVRVRIELQSTSNPVHKKDLVVQLTDDTDPFFLYNLVISEEDFQSLKCQQGLLVDFSAFPQRFIDLLQQCIQEQNKDTPRFLLQLLSSASVLDHTPAFLNVVETNPFKHLTHLSLKFLPGNDADIKKFLAICLKCIKEEKSLLEQKLKKTEDDLTRQLNYTQQSLSEKSRELDKLRSEWTSHTTTLTNKHTQELTNEKEKALQVQTQYQQQHEQQKKELESLHQKSIQQLQNRLSELEIANKDLTERRYKGDSTIRELKAKLSGIEDECQRAKQEVLSLRRENTTLDAECHEKEKCINQLQTRVAVLEQEIKDKDQLIIRTKEVLDATQEQKVILEENTEKKQVHVGKLEATIKSLSAELLKANEIIKKLQGDLKTLMSKLKLKNTVTIQQEKLLAEKEEKLQKEQRELQETGQSLRVKEQEVCKLQEQLETTVQKLEESKQLLKTNENVITWLNKQLNEIQMARKQEILGTSAIPLIHSSNGTIRTGTSPHNMLDNRHRFTSSGISYPISPVCAFQNFPETAPVKSANQQVSGPKVQFNVQLSKTNRSLDIQPGFPIATGHSTNKENGENLGLELKYLKKREDSIPLRGLSQNTFNSSEYQKSSTSTKTLTSSKPGVQSTASAYFPGL from the exons ATGGCGGCGCAGAGTCTGTTCGGCCAGTTGGTGCCGGTGCAGGTGAAGTGCCAGGGCTGCGAGGACAG GAGGATAAATGTTCGAGTGAGGATTGAGCTACAATCAACATCGAATCCTGTTCATAAAAAG gacTTAGTTGTCCAGTTGACTGATGATACTGACCCATTTTTCCTTTATAACCTTGTTATATCtgaggaagattttcaaag TTTAAAATGCCAGCAGGGTCTTTTGGTAGATTTCTCTGCTTTTCCGCAAAGATTTATAGATCTACTTCAGCAGTGCATTcaggaacaaaacaaagataccCCAAG gtttTTGCTGCAATTACTTTCTTCAGCATCTGTTTTAGATCACACACCTGCTTTTTTAAATGTAGTGGAGACAAATCCATTTAAACATTTGACACATCTCTCACTAAAATTCCTGCCAGGAAATGATGCAGATATAAAGAAGTTTTTAGCAATCTGTTTGAAATGTATTAAG GAAGAAAAGTCATTATTGGAACAAAAGCTTAAAAAAACTGAAGATGACCTTACCAGACAGCTGAACTACACACAGCAG AGCTTGTCAGAAAAGAGCCGGGAATTAGATAAGTTGAGAAGTGAATGGACGTCACATACAACAACACTAACAAATAAGCACACTCAGGAATTGACAAATGAGAAGGAGAAAGCTCTCCAG GTGCAGACTCAGTACCAACAACAACATGAACAACAGAAAAAGGAATTGGAAAGCTTGCATCAGAAAAGTATCCAACAGCTACAGAATAGACTGTCAGAACTCGAGATTGCCAACAAGGACCTAACAGAAAGGAGATACAAAGGAGACTCCACAATTAGAGAACTTAAAGCAAAACTCTCTGGAATAGAAGAT GAGTGCCAGAGAGCAAAGCAAGAAGTGCTGTCATTGCGTCGGGAGAATACTACTCTGGATGCTGAATGCCATGAAAAAGAGAAATGCATTAATCAGCTACAAACACGAGTTGCTGTTTTGGAACAAGAGATCAAAGATAAGGACCAGCTAATTATTAGGACAAAAGAAGTATTAGATGCAACACAAGAACAAAAG GTGATACTGGAAGAAAATACAGAGAAGAAACAAGTTCATGTAGGAAAACTTGAAGCAACAATAAAGTCATTATCGGCTGAACTTCTTAAG GCTAATGAAATTATCAAGAAGTTACAAGGAGATTTGAAAACACTAATGAGtaaattgaaattgaaaaatacagtaacaATTCAGCAAGAAAAACTCttggctgaaaaagaagagaaactaCAGAAAGAGCAAAGGGAACTTCAGGAGACTGGACAATCTCTTCGAGTAAAAGAGCAAGAG GTATGCAAGTTGCAAGAACAGTTAGAAACTACAGTACaaaaactggaagaaagcaaGCAACTGCTAAAAACCAATGAAAATG TAATCACATGGTTAAATAAGCAACTGAATGAAATTCAGATGGCAAGAAAGCAAGAGATATTGGGAACTTCTGCCATTCCACTTATACATTCAAGCAATGGCACTATTAGAACTGGCACTTCACCTCACAATATG CTTGACAACAGACACCGTTTTACTAGCTCAGGAATCAGTTACCCCATCTCTCCAGTATGCGCTTTCCAAAACTTTCCTGAAACAGCACCTGTGAAAAGTGCTAACCAGCAGGTTTCAGGACCAAAG GTTCAGTTTAATGTGCAGCTTTCAAAAACTAATAGAAGTTTAGACATTCAGCCAGGATTTCCTATTGCAACTGGTCATTCAACAAATAAAGAAAA TGGTGAGAATTTGGGATTGGAACTGAAgtatttaaagaaaagagaagacagcATTCCTTTACGAGGTCTCAGCCAAAATACATTTAACTCCTCAG AGTATCAGAAATCCTCCACatcaacaaaaacattaacttcATCAAAACCCGGAGTACAGTCTACAGCCTCTGCTTACTTCCCTGGATTGTAA
- the SASS6 gene encoding spindle assembly abnormal protein 6 homolog isoform X2 → MAAQSLFGQLVPVQVKCQGCEDRRINVRVRIELQSTSNPVHKKDLVVQLTDDTDPFFLYNLVISEEDFQSLKCQQGLLVDFSAFPQRFIDLLQQCIQEQNKDTPRFLLQLLSSASVLDHTPAFLNVVETNPFKHLTHLSLKFLPGNDADIKKFLAICLKCIKEEKSLLEQKLKKTEDDLTRQLNYTQQVQTQYQQQHEQQKKELESLHQKSIQQLQNRLSELEIANKDLTERRYKGDSTIRELKAKLSGIEDECQRAKQEVLSLRRENTTLDAECHEKEKCINQLQTRVAVLEQEIKDKDQLIIRTKEVLDATQEQKVILEENTEKKQVHVGKLEATIKSLSAELLKANEIIKKLQGDLKTLMSKLKLKNTVTIQQEKLLAEKEEKLQKEQRELQETGQSLRVKEQEVCKLQEQLETTVQKLEESKQLLKTNENVITWLNKQLNEIQMARKQEILGTSAIPLIHSSNGTIRTGTSPHNMLDNRHRFTSSGISYPISPVCAFQNFPETAPVKSANQQVSGPKVQFNVQLSKTNRSLDIQPGFPIATGHSTNKENGENLGLELKYLKKREDSIPLRGLSQNTFNSSEYQKSSTSTKTLTSSKPGVQSTASAYFPGL, encoded by the exons ATGGCGGCGCAGAGTCTGTTCGGCCAGTTGGTGCCGGTGCAGGTGAAGTGCCAGGGCTGCGAGGACAG GAGGATAAATGTTCGAGTGAGGATTGAGCTACAATCAACATCGAATCCTGTTCATAAAAAG gacTTAGTTGTCCAGTTGACTGATGATACTGACCCATTTTTCCTTTATAACCTTGTTATATCtgaggaagattttcaaag TTTAAAATGCCAGCAGGGTCTTTTGGTAGATTTCTCTGCTTTTCCGCAAAGATTTATAGATCTACTTCAGCAGTGCATTcaggaacaaaacaaagataccCCAAG gtttTTGCTGCAATTACTTTCTTCAGCATCTGTTTTAGATCACACACCTGCTTTTTTAAATGTAGTGGAGACAAATCCATTTAAACATTTGACACATCTCTCACTAAAATTCCTGCCAGGAAATGATGCAGATATAAAGAAGTTTTTAGCAATCTGTTTGAAATGTATTAAG GAAGAAAAGTCATTATTGGAACAAAAGCTTAAAAAAACTGAAGATGACCTTACCAGACAGCTGAACTACACACAGCAG GTGCAGACTCAGTACCAACAACAACATGAACAACAGAAAAAGGAATTGGAAAGCTTGCATCAGAAAAGTATCCAACAGCTACAGAATAGACTGTCAGAACTCGAGATTGCCAACAAGGACCTAACAGAAAGGAGATACAAAGGAGACTCCACAATTAGAGAACTTAAAGCAAAACTCTCTGGAATAGAAGAT GAGTGCCAGAGAGCAAAGCAAGAAGTGCTGTCATTGCGTCGGGAGAATACTACTCTGGATGCTGAATGCCATGAAAAAGAGAAATGCATTAATCAGCTACAAACACGAGTTGCTGTTTTGGAACAAGAGATCAAAGATAAGGACCAGCTAATTATTAGGACAAAAGAAGTATTAGATGCAACACAAGAACAAAAG GTGATACTGGAAGAAAATACAGAGAAGAAACAAGTTCATGTAGGAAAACTTGAAGCAACAATAAAGTCATTATCGGCTGAACTTCTTAAG GCTAATGAAATTATCAAGAAGTTACAAGGAGATTTGAAAACACTAATGAGtaaattgaaattgaaaaatacagtaacaATTCAGCAAGAAAAACTCttggctgaaaaagaagagaaactaCAGAAAGAGCAAAGGGAACTTCAGGAGACTGGACAATCTCTTCGAGTAAAAGAGCAAGAG GTATGCAAGTTGCAAGAACAGTTAGAAACTACAGTACaaaaactggaagaaagcaaGCAACTGCTAAAAACCAATGAAAATG TAATCACATGGTTAAATAAGCAACTGAATGAAATTCAGATGGCAAGAAAGCAAGAGATATTGGGAACTTCTGCCATTCCACTTATACATTCAAGCAATGGCACTATTAGAACTGGCACTTCACCTCACAATATG CTTGACAACAGACACCGTTTTACTAGCTCAGGAATCAGTTACCCCATCTCTCCAGTATGCGCTTTCCAAAACTTTCCTGAAACAGCACCTGTGAAAAGTGCTAACCAGCAGGTTTCAGGACCAAAG GTTCAGTTTAATGTGCAGCTTTCAAAAACTAATAGAAGTTTAGACATTCAGCCAGGATTTCCTATTGCAACTGGTCATTCAACAAATAAAGAAAA TGGTGAGAATTTGGGATTGGAACTGAAgtatttaaagaaaagagaagacagcATTCCTTTACGAGGTCTCAGCCAAAATACATTTAACTCCTCAG AGTATCAGAAATCCTCCACatcaacaaaaacattaacttcATCAAAACCCGGAGTACAGTCTACAGCCTCTGCTTACTTCCCTGGATTGTAA